Proteins from a genomic interval of Hydrogenophaga sp. PAMC20947:
- the zapE gene encoding cell division protein ZapE, with the protein MSVRQTYEAALKERGYTTDPAQQRAIEALERCATEWTEYKQRRSNSLKKLFVNPEIPRGVYMFGGVGRGKSFLMDCFYNAVPIKRKTRLHFHEFMREVHRELREMQGTVNPLTELGRRMAKRYKLICFDEFHVADVTDAMILHRLLAALFDAGVGFVTTSNFHPDGLYPDGLHRDRILPAIELLKGRLEVINVDNGTDYRQQTLAQVDLYKTPLGRDADAAMQHAFERLAESADQEPVMHLASRKIPAVRRAGGVIWFEFRALCQGALSQNDYLEIATQFHTVLLSNVPQMAVRQASEARRFTWLVDVLYDRRVKLIMSAAVPADELYVEGPMSHEFPRTVSRLSEMQSAEFLALEHRLVDTALT; encoded by the coding sequence ATGTCCGTTCGACAAACCTATGAAGCCGCGCTCAAAGAGCGTGGCTACACCACCGATCCAGCCCAGCAACGCGCGATAGAGGCGCTGGAGCGGTGCGCGACCGAATGGACGGAGTACAAGCAGCGACGTTCCAATTCGCTGAAGAAGCTGTTCGTTAATCCCGAAATTCCGCGTGGGGTTTACATGTTCGGTGGTGTCGGGCGCGGGAAAAGTTTTCTGATGGATTGCTTTTACAACGCGGTTCCCATCAAGCGGAAAACGCGCCTGCACTTCCACGAGTTCATGCGTGAGGTGCATCGCGAGTTGCGCGAAATGCAGGGCACCGTCAACCCGCTGACCGAGTTGGGCCGGCGCATGGCCAAGCGCTACAAGCTGATCTGCTTTGACGAATTTCATGTGGCTGACGTGACCGACGCCATGATTCTTCACCGCTTGTTGGCCGCGCTGTTCGATGCTGGCGTTGGTTTTGTGACCACCTCCAACTTTCATCCGGACGGCTTGTATCCCGATGGCTTGCACCGCGACCGCATCTTGCCCGCCATTGAGTTGCTCAAAGGCCGGCTGGAGGTGATCAACGTGGACAACGGAACCGATTACAGGCAGCAAACGTTGGCCCAGGTGGATCTGTACAAGACCCCGCTTGGCCGCGATGCAGATGCAGCCATGCAGCATGCGTTTGAACGATTGGCTGAGTCGGCCGATCAAGAGCCCGTGATGCATCTGGCTTCTCGCAAGATCCCTGCGGTGCGACGCGCAGGTGGGGTGATCTGGTTCGAGTTCCGTGCTCTTTGCCAAGGTGCTCTGTCCCAGAACGATTATCTGGAAATCGCCACGCAGTTCCACACGGTGCTGTTGTCCAACGTGCCGCAGATGGCGGTTCGACAGGCCTCGGAAGCCCGCCGCTTCACCTGGCTGGTAGACGTTCTATACGATCGCCGCGTGAAGCTCATCATGTCTGCAGCTGTGCCGGCCGACGAGCTCTATGTAGAAGGCCCGATGTCGCACGAATTCCCGCGCACGGTCTCGCGTTTGAGCGAGATGCAGTCGGCGGAATTTTTGGCGCTAGAACACCGTTTGGTGGACACCGCACTGACCTGA